ATGAGAACGGCTGGATCGACGACTACACCATTGCCAATTACACAAGTCTTCCCTTGGTAGAGAATACCGGATGGCAACAAATGCAGTTTAAATTCATTTCCACCTACGATCACAGTATGACCGGCGTTATTGCCACCTTGATAACGGACTACAACATCAGCCTTTTCAGCCAAATAATCCACTATCTTTCCTTTTCCTTCATCGCCCCACTGGGTACCGATTACTACTACTGCTGACATAATCTTTCCACCTCGTTTAATAGGCTGGAGTTCAGGCTTGCGCCCTTAGCCTTAATCTATTAGAGACCAAATCTTGTCATGTTCAACATGACGAAGATCGTATAAGTATGCTACAATTTCTGCGGTGTTTAAATATTGTTAATGTCTGAATCGTTATTGATCCAGAATAGTTTTACCCTATGTCACAAAAATAACTCAAACAGGCGATACTTTCACGCCAATATTTGAGTTTGTAAGAACATATAACCTTTTTTCCCTTGAATATCATAGCATTTACCAGGGCAAGTGTCAACCGGTTTTTTCGAATATTATGCGTGCCATTATGGAAAATCGTTCGGATTTTCAAGCATTCTCCTGTTCATTCCAACTATATAGTATATAGCGGTGCGACTGAATAAGTGCCTATTTCGTGGAAATAAAAAATCGCCCCGAAAGGGCGATAGTCCATTACAAGCAGAGCACTTACTATGAGCTTAAGCAGGGGTATTATTGACTGCGGTGAACTTGACCGAAATACTGGTTCCCTCACAGCCTGTAGCATCAACATTTAATATGGCCTGGTGCTTTGCCGCAATGCTATAACATACCGATAGCCCAAGACCGGTGCCAGCCGACTTTGTTGTCACAAAGGGTGTTCCAAGTTTGTGCAATACCTCCGGCGGAATACCGCTGCCGTTGTCTTGGATGAGCAGAGTAATGCTCTTCCCTTGCTGTAATGTTCTAATCGTTAACCTGCCGCCATGCTGCATGGCCTCTATGCTGTTGCGTGCCAAATTTAATACCAATTGTTTAATCTCTTTCTCATTAAAAACAAAATCATCAATTTCGCCTAATTCCAGAAACAATTCAATATTATCTTTTAACGCATTCGCCTGTAATAAAGGTTCAATACTGGCAATGGTCTTATTCAGGTTATTTTTGAGAAACTGGTTGCCTTCGATTTTGGCTGCCGATAAATACTCTGTAATAATCGCGTTAGCCCGATCCAATTCATCGACCATAATCGTAAAATATTCGCGGTAGCCGACTAATTCTTTTTTGACGCTGAGCATTTGCAGAAAACCACGTACTGTCGTCATCGGGTTACGCACCTCATGACTGACACTAGCCGCCATTTCACCAACAAGCTTCAGTTGACTAAGCCGGTTAAGTTCTTCTTCTAATTGAATTTTATGCAATGACTCTGCGATCAAGGGCACCATAAACTCCAAGGAACTGATTTGCGTCAGCGTAAGCTGGGCACTTTTGGGATCGGCAAGCCGCAGAATCCCTAAGACAGACTCCTGATAGATCAGCGGGATAAATACAACAGTCCGCAAACCTTCTTCAGTGCAAAGCTCCTTAAAAGTCTTATCCTGAAATAGCGGAGTTTCACCAGTAAACCGCTGAATATCAGGCCAATAAATAGTTCCCCATTCGGTTTTATAGAGCATGGCAGACTCTGTCTCAACATGACTAAAGAAAAAACCACGCGCAGTTTCTACCAAGAGGCCGCGCACGCCTTCCCAGTATTTCTCTGAAAACCCGCTATAAGCTTCATAAGGTATCCATTTTTGTTCTTGAACGAAACTTACTCCCGCACACTCGAACCCTGTGTATTTGCAAAAACAGCCAACCAAACTATCCAGATACTGCTGGTTTGACTGTTTCTTGGTTAACAACTCTAAAAGACCGGTTAACAAATCTTTGTAGGGGGTATTTAGTGCACCATCCAAATTTTGACACGAAATAAGTCTGCGATCACCCTTTGCCAAATTACTAACTGGTTCTTGTACAGGATTCACTGATTTATATCCCCCAGAATCACCTTTTTATACCTAATTTGACGCTTTCCTACCAAACTCCTTTCGTTTTTGCCAAACTCAACCAGTCTTTATACAGCGTTTAAACCAACTTCTCCCCACAACGAAATGACGAATGCATCAAAGCAATGCTTTGATGCATTCGTCATTTTTTCCCTTATTTACGTTTACCAGCCTGATAAGCACGGTCAAGCAGCTGTACTGTATGAACAACATCCTGATTCATATTGTTCTGTAAGATACCATCTTGGATGTGCATCCGGCAGGTACCACAGCTTGTTGCGACAATATCAGCCTTGGTGTTAGCGATATTCGCCACTTTCTTATCATTGATTTGGCGGGACAATTCATAGTTGGCTAAGCTGAAGGAACCACCCGATCCACAGCAGCGGTCGCAGTCTTTCATTTCCACAAAGTTAAGGCCAGGAATAGCTTTTAAAACGTCGCGCGGTTGTTTAGTGACTTTCAAGCCGCGAACCATGTGGCAGGGGTCATGCATGGTCACAGTAGCGTT
This portion of the Sporomusaceae bacterium FL31 genome encodes:
- a CDS encoding ATPase encodes the protein MNPVQEPVSNLAKGDRRLISCQNLDGALNTPYKDLLTGLLELLTKKQSNQQYLDSLVGCFCKYTGFECAGVSFVQEQKWIPYEAYSGFSEKYWEGVRGLLVETARGFFFSHVETESAMLYKTEWGTIYWPDIQRFTGETPLFQDKTFKELCTEEGLRTVVFIPLIYQESVLGILRLADPKSAQLTLTQISSLEFMVPLIAESLHKIQLEEELNRLSQLKLVGEMAASVSHEVRNPMTTVRGFLQMLSVKKELVGYREYFTIMVDELDRANAIITEYLSAAKIEGNQFLKNNLNKTIASIEPLLQANALKDNIELFLELGEIDDFVFNEKEIKQLVLNLARNSIEAMQHGGRLTIRTLQQGKSITLLIQDNGSGIPPEVLHKLGTPFVTTKSAGTGLGLSVCYSIAAKHQAILNVDATGCEGTSISVKFTAVNNTPA